One window of the Falco biarmicus isolate bFalBia1 chromosome 2, bFalBia1.pri, whole genome shotgun sequence genome contains the following:
- the TMSB4X gene encoding thymosin beta-4 — protein MSDKPDMAEIEKFDKSKLKKTETQEKNPLPSKETIEQEKQAGES, from the exons ATGTCCGACAAACCAGACATGGCTGAGATCGAGAAATTTGACAAGTCCAAATTGAAGAAGACAGAGACGCAAGAGAAAAACCCGCTGCCTTCAAAAGAAA CAATTGAACAGGAGAAGCAAGCGGGTGAATCGTAA